The Acidobacteriota bacterium sequence ACTCCACGTGCGCCGTCGCGATGGTGATACCGCGCTCGCGCTCCTCCGGGGCCTTGTCGATGGCGTCGAAGGCCGCGAACTGCGCCATATCCTTGGCCGCCTGAATGCGCGTAAT is a genomic window containing:
- a CDS encoding GTP-binding protein — encoded protein: MAKEKFERTKPHVNIGTIGHVDHGKTTLTAAITRIQAAKDMAQFAAFDAIDKAPEERERGITIATAHVE